The genomic window agggacacatggagaGTTTGTACATTGGAAAACACCAGagtttgagtttgtttgtttttttaagttatgATGAATATAATCTTATGGCATGAGCTTCCGAAGCAATGATCAGCAGtgctgtgcattgcagggggttgggctagatgatcctcagggtcccttccaactctatgattctatgtatgctTCTAAGTGTGCCACCATAATATTTAGGGTAGGCTGTTATTACTAGGCTGGTGCAGGCCATCTAGCTGTTGCTCTTCAAGGGATCAAAATGATGGATTTAATTAAAGCGTATTTCATAAGAGGCGTCAAACTACTTCCTATTTGTGACACCTCCTAGCAGGAGTTAAACAACTTCCTGTTTGCACGACATTTCTTACTGGAAGAAATTCACGGTTTCGCTTTTACCTCCCAGTTTGACCTTGAGCTCCCCGCCCTCCTTGGAGATCTCTTTCAGGCCTTCTTTGTCAGGGCAACTCCTTTGCAGAGAGACAAACCCAGCTTgcctttaaaaatgcacattagaACAAACCATGATGCTAATTTACATTAGCATGAAATATTTCGACTTCGCTTTCCCTTTCAAGTCGTGGGCCTATTTCCATAATCCAGACAGTTTGAACTCCCTAGAACGTCCTATGTGTTcttggcacacacaaaaaattggtCCCGCACATTTGAGCTGTTTTGCACAGCTGATTTGAAAAGATTTAGAATCGAAAACAGGGGTGGTGaacagcctgtggccctccagatgtggttgaacttcagttcccatcatccttggtagctgggcctgatgggagctggagtccaagaacatctggggagccaGATGTTCTCCACCCCCAGATCTAAAGGAACTTCTGAAGCAGGTCAAGGGAGGAAATGGTGAAAAGTTTCAAAGTATACAATGCctcgttctttcatatgtggtggacctgtaaaagggtattgggaaataatttataatgaattgaaaaaaatgtttaaaagtacctttTTATTGGGGATATTTCAGACGGatattcccaggtgtcaaaaaaaggttatttatgtatgccactactgcggcccgtgtttcgttagcccaaaaatggaaaacgagctaaagaagaatggcaacttaaactgatggaatatgcgcagcttttGGACCTAACTCATAGAATAAGAACAAGaaaaacatacgtttaaagaagattggaaaatgtttattgaatgtatggggggaaattgtgtacacttgaaaactttggcagcgttaagataaattcaacagtgtaaataagttttcttggatgtaataatggaatactgaatggtttggtttatatacaatatgcagggatttatgtaatgcaaaatgaaccatggaaagagaagaagggaagtctttggtattttaaggttgtttatatgaatattctgaattgtaaaactgaaaatttaataaaaattgtataTAAAAAGCTAAGTATACAATGCCTCAAGAGGTAGCTCCACCTGGgaattctggacataatggaagaggtAAAGGTTTTGGATTGTCATAAAAGATGCGAGAGGAAAGGATTAATAGGAAAGGAGACCCACAAAGgcgaggatggaagtccaggagattccttggaatcttgtttttatgaatGATGTGTGATAtacctctgtaaaaaaaaattatttgaaaagccaaataaataaattttatgtaTAAAAAAGAGAAGAATGTATGTCATTGGGAATTCCTCCATGAAGTGGAAGCAGGTTATATAATCCATCGCTTGAAGGAGAGGAATCGAAACCACCTCCAGCTCCCCAGTGAGATATCTTAAGCTGGGCCTACTAGTTCTGGGACCACAAGGTTATGCTGATTATGCACAGGAAGACATAGCGCATGACACTCCCAGCCACTTCACAATACCTGTATGAGTAGTGATGACTTCGAAGCCAAGCCCTCAGTGGGCACATGGGGAGTGAAAGTCTAGAGATGTCTATCACAATGGGTTAAAGCACTGAGTCCCGGGAAGAAAAACTACAGGCCTTGTCAGCCTGACCAGGTCATCATGTCAAGGGCTTCCAGAGGAGACAAACTTCTGAGCGACCTCGGTTACAAGTTGGGCCAGACCTTGGGGGAAGGCAGCTATTCCAAGGTGAGAGTAGCCACTTCGGCCAAATACAAGGGGCCACTAGCCATCAAAATGGTGGACCGGCGTCGAGCGCCCCGGGATTTTGTGGAGAAGTTTCTGCCGAGGGAGCTCTCCATCTTGAGAGGGATCCGTCACCCGCACATCGTCAGAGTCTACGAGTTCATCGAAGTCTGCAACGGGACGCTGTACATTGTGATGGAGGCCGCGTCTACGGACCTGCTGCAGATGGTGCAGAAGACGGGCAAACTGCCCTGCGCCCCTGAGGCACGGGACATCTTTGCCCAGGTCGTGGGTGCCGTGCGCTACCTCCACGACCGGCATTTGGTGCACCGGGATCTCAAGTGCGAGAACGTGCTGCTCACTTCGGACGGCCGCCGGGCGAAGCTGACCGACTTTGGCTTTGGCAGAGAATCGCGCGGGTACCCGGAGCTGAGTACCACCTACTGTGGCTCTGCGGCCTACGCCTCTCCCGAGGTCCTCATGGGCGTCCCCTACGACCCCAAAAAGTACGACGTGTGGAGTTTGGGCGTCATGCTGTACGTGATGATAACCGGCTGCATGCCCTTCGATGACACCCACATCCATAACATGCCGTGCCGCCAGAAGAAAGGCGTCGTTTTCCCCGAAGACCTGCCCGCTTTGGCGGAGCCCTGCCAGGCCCTTATTAAGCAGCTGCTCCAGTTCAGCCCAGAATCCCGGCCCTGTGTGGGGCAAGTATCTAAGAACAGCTGGCTGAAGGGGGAAGCCTAAGTACGGTGGCTTTCCCTACCCTGGTGTCGCCAGGACACCTACCAGACGCAGCTGCTTcaagggagggggggtgtcaTGTTAACCGGACAATGGAAATGTATTAAGTTGTCAGAAAGGTTTCTGGGATGTTGAGCATGAGAAGAAGTAAGCGGGCAAACTGATttagtggggggaaaggaaaaagagaaaagcaaatcAGATGTAAGTTCCTCTGAAATTAACGGGACTTACTTCCAAACAAATGTATTTAGGTTTGGGGTGCCAATGAGATCTTTAAAACCCACTTTTGCGTGTCAGCTTCTCATTCTGCTCAAGGGCGATACTTCTCGTTTGTTTGGAGGGGATTCCTACGGATCGCTCAAGTTTGGGGGAATTGGTTTTCGGGAGCGCTGTGTAGCGTCCTGTGCTGAGGAAGTGCGTCAGAATCCCCTCCAGCATTTCGGAGGATTCTGATGTGCAGTCTCAGCATAGGTGGGGTGCTGGCTGTACTGGAAGGAGCTGGACCAGAAACAGGACTCTCACACTGCCTTTGATATGGGATACCATTGCTTGAGCAGTCCTAGGGAGCTGCATGGGATAGGCTTTTCCTATGGAATCAAAAATGCttataaaagtacagtggtacctcaggttaagaacataattcgttctggaggtctgttcttaacctgaaactgttcttaacctgaggcatcactttagctaatagggcctcctgttgctgccgcgccgccagagcacgatttctgttctcatcctgaagcaaagttcttaacccgaggtaatatttctgggttagcggagtctgtaacctgaagcgtctgtaacccgaggtaccactgtaccgtcTTCTGATTGGGTCATATTTAAAGGACAACCGTGGATTCCCAACAGAAATTGTAAGCTGGCCCTAAGGTCTTAAGTTCCAAACTTTCCCAAATCAAAGGGATTATTTGCAAGgtgaagtgctttaaatgtatggtgcgtgaACCTCGTGTGTGAACGCTGTCACAGTCCATCATGAGAGTTGATCAGGATTATGCAGGCCATGCAAGTCCAGAAGTCCAGATTGAAAAAAGGCTCAACTCAATTGTATCAAATATTGGCCCGCAATACTATATCATGGTGGAAATGTCCACAAGGCCACagagaggattttttttggggggaggactttcgttgggggggggcagaaccaacatgattggtcagttagttaagtacagtcgtaccttggatctcaaacgccttgcaagtcgaacgttctggctcccgaacgccgcaaacctggaagtgagtattctggtttgcgaacattctttggaactcAAAAGTCTGACgaggcttccgcagcttccgattggctgcaggagtttcctgcagccaatcagaagctgtgttttggttttcttgccattttggaagtcgaacggacttccagaacggcttccatttggcttccaaggtacaactgtatttctgttgttttacttgatggggggggcggcggcagctgacctcccctgcccctccccttggctacgcccatgcacaAAGCAGTCATCCAATCAATACaatgcatagctcagttggttagagcatggtgctgataacaccaaggtcacaggtttgatccccataagggacagctgcatattcctgcattggaccagatgatcccctggatcccttcgaactctatgattctatgaattgccCAAGTCTCCACTATAATAGGGGATATGATTATCAGTCAGTGATGGCTCACCGGAACCTAACTTGCCACCTTCAGCAATGGGGGTGGCCAGTTTCCTGATCATCAGGAGAAAGCAAGTCTTTGACCTTTTCTGGTCAGTCCACGGCAAGGCTTCGCCAACGGGACAGGCAGATCGTCCTGCAGTCTGCCATTCAGGGAGTTCTCCAAAGTCTTGGTCTTTGTGGACCTATCTGCAGCTAATCGGGCCAGGCTGTTCTCACTTACTCTCTGCtttttctctccacttctctcccccatGCAAGAATCTTTATACCTTCTGCGTTTGCAGAAACTGACTCGTTGACTCGGCCGTTATAcccaaaagcaaataaaataaaagatccaCAGTCCTGAGAGAGAATCACACACATCATGGCTTACGCTCGCTGCTCACAATGGAAGAGAAGTTCTTGTGGGTGCCGTTGGAACCGCAGCGGGGGCGAAGCGTTAAAGTCCCCCCGCCCTACAGCCATGAACCGGCAGGGGAGAGAAATGATGGAAGGGCAAACTATGTGGCAAACTTCTAATCTACAGCAGTTTGGCCTTTGGGGCTTCCCATGATATTGCCTCAGTAGTATGATAATTGCTCCACAAGATAAGAATATTGGGGTCGTATGGGAGAGATGATGCAGACACAGTCCAGGTGAAAGTCAAGCGGCCACCTCTGTCAACCTGACCTGAGGTGCTTTTCCAGAGTGACCAGCTCTCCCTCAATTGATGTTCATAacacagaggcaacagaccctccaagtgcccctgtttttcATTGACaaaagccatccctgtttctgatttcatcacagaatgtcctgcttttccttagaacgtccctattttcattcgaTAAaggttggagagtatggagttatgcaacccttgagccaaggagataagtaactatacaatctttagaagacatccaaagggattttttttatgtttaatgttttattat from Lacerta agilis isolate rLacAgi1 chromosome 1, rLacAgi1.pri, whole genome shotgun sequence includes these protein-coding regions:
- the LOC117061307 gene encoding testis-specific serine/threonine-protein kinase 6-like, which produces MSRASRGDKLLSDLGYKLGQTLGEGSYSKVRVATSAKYKGPLAIKMVDRRRAPRDFVEKFLPRELSILRGIRHPHIVRVYEFIEVCNGTLYIVMEAASTDLLQMVQKTGKLPCAPEARDIFAQVVGAVRYLHDRHLVHRDLKCENVLLTSDGRRAKLTDFGFGRESRGYPELSTTYCGSAAYASPEVLMGVPYDPKKYDVWSLGVMLYVMITGCMPFDDTHIHNMPCRQKKGVVFPEDLPALAEPCQALIKQLLQFSPESRPCVGQVSKNSWLKGEA